GGTGATGGCGCTGGGGTCGGGACCGGCGGCCAAGGGGGAGGTGCCGCCGCGCCGTCCGTTGGACTGGCTGGCGTACGTGCTGATGGGGGTCGCGGCGGCGGTGCTGGTGGGGCGGCGGCGGCGGCCGCTTGGGGTGCTGGCGGTCACGGTCGGGGCGAGCGTCGTCTACCTCGTGCTGGAGTACCCGCATGGGCCGATCCTGCTGGCGATGAGCGTGGCGATGTACTCGGTCGCGATCAGGTTGCCGGCGGCACCCTCCCTGGTCGCCTGCGGCGTGACCCTGCTGGCCGTCGTCATCGCCGACATGGTGGTCATCGACCCGGAGCGGCTGCTGGTCGAGACGCCGTTGCTGCTGGCGGTGCTGTCGGGGCTGCTGCTGCCGGCGTGGGCGATCGGCACGGTGGTGCGGCTGGGCCGGGAGGCCGAACGGCGCGCCCGACAGGATGAGACGCGGCGGCGCGCCGACGAGGAGCGGCTACGGATCGCCCGGGAGGTCCACGACGTGGTCGGGCACGGCCTGGCCGCGATCAACCTGCAGGCCGCAGTCGCCCTGCACGTGGCGGGCAGGCGCCCTGAACAGGCCCAGGTGGCGCTGGAGGCGATCAAGCGGTCCAGCAAGGACGCGCTGGAGGAACTGCAGGGGACGCTGGCGGTGTTCCGCAAGCCCGACAACGGGGACGGGCCGTGGCGGCCAGCGCCCGGGCTCGGCCAGCTCGAGGCGCTAGCGGCTGCCATGACCGAGAGCGGCCTGCCGGTGGAGGTGGTCGTCACCGGCGAGCGGGCCAGCCTGCCGGTGGCGGTGGACCTGGCCGCCTACCGGATCGTGCAGGAGTCGCTGACCAACGTGGTGCGCCACGCCGGCCCCGCCACCGCCACCGTGCGGGCCGGCTACCAGCCCGGCGCGGTGGTGCTCGAGATCGCCGATGACGGCAGCGGCCGGGCGTCGGGCATCGCACGGCCGGCCGGGCATGGCATCGCCGGGATGCGCGAACGCGCCGCCGCGGTCGGCGGGACGCTGGAGGCCGGCCCCACCGCCGACGGCGGGTTCCTGGTGCGTGCCCGCCTGCCCCTGGGGGCGAGTCACCGATGATCCGGGTGGTGATCGCCGACGACCAGGCGCTGCTCCGGCTGGCCCTGCGAGTGCTGCTGGAGACCGAGGACGACATCACGCTGGTCGGCGAGGCCGACGACGGGCGGGCCGCGGTCGAGCTGGTCCGGCGCACCCGCCCGGACGTGGTGCTGCTGGACGTGCGGATGCCGGGCACCGACGGACTCCACGCGCTGCGGGCGATCGTGGCCGCCCCCGAGCTGGCAGCCACCCGGGTCATCGTGCTGACGACCTTCGAGCTGGACGAGTACGTCTTCGAGGCGCTGCGGGACGGCGCCAGCGGGTTCCTGCTCAAGAACACCGAACCGGCGGAACTGCTGCGCGCCGTACGCGTGGTCGCCGACGGCGCGTCGCTGCTGTCGCCTACCGTCACCCGCCGGG
The genomic region above belongs to Actinomycetes bacterium and contains:
- a CDS encoding sensor histidine kinase, producing MDVARWRGVGRAVVADALPAVAAAAVMALGSGPAAKGEVPPRRPLDWLAYVLMGVAAAVLVGRRRRPLGVLAVTVGASVVYLVLEYPHGPILLAMSVAMYSVAIRLPAAPSLVACGVTLLAVVIADMVVIDPERLLVETPLLLAVLSGLLLPAWAIGTVVRLGREAERRARQDETRRRADEERLRIAREVHDVVGHGLAAINLQAAVALHVAGRRPEQAQVALEAIKRSSKDALEELQGTLAVFRKPDNGDGPWRPAPGLGQLEALAAAMTESGLPVEVVVTGERASLPVAVDLAAYRIVQESLTNVVRHAGPATATVRAGYQPGAVVLEIADDGSGRASGIARPAGHGIAGMRERAAAVGGTLEAGPTADGGFLVRARLPLGASHR
- a CDS encoding response regulator transcription factor, with amino-acid sequence MIRVVIADDQALLRLALRVLLETEDDITLVGEADDGRAAVELVRRTRPDVVLLDVRMPGTDGLHALRAIVAAPELAATRVIVLTTFELDEYVFEALRDGASGFLLKNTEPAELLRAVRVVADGASLLSPTVTRRVIDEFVARRARRPAPHPGLRALTEREREVVVLVAEGLANEEIAERLVISPATARTHVSRAMGKLGAHDRAQLVVVAFQAGLAAPDAR